A single region of the Mustela lutreola isolate mMusLut2 chromosome 2, mMusLut2.pri, whole genome shotgun sequence genome encodes:
- the LOC131824344 gene encoding phosphatidylinositol N-acetylglucosaminyltransferase subunit Y-like → MFLSLPTLTFLTPLASLAGLFSAFMEENFPLGCTCSTSLCFHSLPISVPVSQFFHLWTWMGIKRFRHN, encoded by the exons ATGTTTCTGTCTCTTCCTACATTGACTTtccttactc CATTGGCCTCTCTAGCAGGACTATTCTCAGCCTTCATGGAAGAAAACTTCCCATTGGGCTGCACCTGCTCAACCAGCCTGTGCTTTCACAGTCTGCCTATTAGCGTACCAGTTTCTCAGTTCTTCCACCTTTGGACTTGGATGGGTATTAAACGCTTCAGACATAATTAA